From Gemmatimonadaceae bacterium, the proteins below share one genomic window:
- the ligA gene encoding NAD-dependent DNA ligase LigA codes for MSSAAPSPAARAAELRRLLERAQHEYYVLDKPSLSDAEYDRLFRELQAIERDHPELRDADSPTQRVGAEVGESHLAKHAHLVPMASLDNAFDETELAEWDVRLRKLVGDAVDADGYCCELKIDGGAVSLTYVNGELKTGATRGNGSVGEDVTANVRTIADVPRRLEGSGWPQTIEIRGEVYMEFAAFERMNRERAAAGEPVFANPRNSASGALRQKDPRETARKPLRFLGYAFAVPGAGELPFKTQWQLLETLAAWGIPTPRHRRECKTLDEVHAWARELESTLRPELPFAIDGGVVKVNRLSLQTELGMIGGRVPRWAIARKFAPDIAETQLLDIEVQVGRTGALTPRAVLAPVEVGGATITYATLHNFDLVAEKDLRIGDTVQVKRAGEVIPQILGPVPERRTGAERVVKAPTQCPICGTAAVRDEEEVASYCPNLSCAGRRLEALAHFVSRSGMDIRGLSYQRLEQLIGAGLVQDAADIYTITAEQLVPRKGEDGSGVPGFQQKSAQALVDAIEASKQQPLSRLLNAVGIRHVGAESAKLLSRSFGTMEALAAASVDEIEALHGVGRVMAESVRQWLDEPTMQQLVQRLRDAGVRMDEPRAASADGVFKGMKIVLTGTLPTMSRPEATELIENAGGKVTSSVSKATDLVVAGAEAGSKLEKAQQLGVTVIDENELKQRLGL; via the coding sequence CTGAGTTCGGCCGCGCCGTCCCCCGCGGCGCGCGCCGCCGAGCTGCGCCGGCTCCTCGAGCGGGCGCAGCACGAGTACTACGTCCTCGACAAGCCCTCGCTCAGCGACGCCGAGTATGACCGGCTGTTCCGCGAGCTGCAGGCCATCGAGCGCGACCATCCCGAGCTTCGCGACGCCGACTCGCCCACACAGCGGGTCGGCGCCGAGGTTGGGGAGAGCCATCTCGCCAAGCACGCGCATCTCGTGCCGATGGCGTCGTTGGACAATGCCTTCGACGAAACGGAACTCGCCGAGTGGGATGTCCGGCTTCGTAAACTGGTCGGCGATGCCGTGGATGCCGATGGCTACTGCTGTGAACTGAAGATTGATGGCGGCGCCGTGTCGCTCACCTACGTGAATGGCGAGCTCAAGACCGGCGCCACGCGCGGCAACGGCAGCGTTGGCGAGGATGTCACCGCCAATGTGCGCACGATCGCCGACGTCCCACGCCGGCTCGAGGGCAGCGGCTGGCCACAGACCATCGAGATCCGCGGCGAGGTCTATATGGAGTTCGCCGCATTCGAGCGCATGAACCGTGAGCGCGCGGCCGCTGGCGAGCCGGTGTTCGCCAACCCGCGCAACTCGGCGTCGGGCGCGCTGCGCCAGAAGGATCCGCGAGAGACGGCACGCAAGCCGCTGCGCTTCCTCGGCTACGCGTTCGCCGTGCCCGGTGCGGGCGAGTTGCCGTTCAAGACGCAGTGGCAGTTGCTGGAAACCTTGGCAGCGTGGGGCATCCCGACGCCACGGCATCGCCGCGAGTGCAAGACGCTGGATGAAGTGCACGCCTGGGCTCGGGAGCTCGAGTCCACACTGCGTCCCGAGTTGCCGTTTGCCATCGATGGCGGCGTGGTGAAGGTCAATCGGCTTTCGCTGCAGACCGAGCTCGGGATGATCGGCGGCCGCGTGCCGCGCTGGGCCATCGCACGCAAGTTCGCGCCGGACATCGCCGAGACGCAGTTGCTGGACATCGAGGTGCAGGTGGGACGCACGGGCGCGCTCACGCCGCGCGCGGTGCTGGCGCCAGTGGAAGTCGGCGGCGCGACGATCACCTACGCGACACTGCACAACTTCGACCTTGTGGCGGAGAAGGACCTGCGGATTGGCGACACCGTGCAGGTGAAGCGTGCCGGCGAGGTAATTCCGCAGATCCTTGGGCCGGTGCCGGAGCGGCGCACGGGCGCTGAGCGCGTAGTGAAGGCGCCGACCCAGTGCCCCATCTGCGGCACTGCGGCCGTGCGCGACGAGGAGGAAGTCGCCAGTTACTGCCCGAACCTCAGCTGCGCCGGCCGACGGCTCGAGGCGCTCGCACACTTCGTCTCACGTAGCGGGATGGATATTCGTGGGCTCAGCTACCAACGGCTTGAGCAGTTGATTGGCGCCGGTCTCGTGCAGGACGCGGCCGACATCTACACCATCACGGCCGAGCAGCTGGTGCCGAGGAAGGGCGAGGACGGCAGCGGTGTGCCGGGCTTCCAACAGAAGAGCGCACAGGCGCTGGTGGACGCAATCGAAGCGTCCAAGCAGCAGCCGCTCTCACGGCTACTCAACGCCGTCGGCATTCGCCACGTGGGCGCCGAATCCGCCAAGCTGCTCTCGCGCAGCTTCGGGACCATGGAGGCGCTGGCCGCAGCAAGCGTGGACGAGATCGAGGCCCTGCACGGCGTCGGCCGCGTGATGGCCGAGTCGGTCCGCCAGTGGCTGGACGAGCCGACGATGCAGCAACTTGTGCAACGGCTGCGCGACGCGGGCGTACGCATGGACGAGCCCCGCGCCGCCTCGGCGGACGGTGTCTTCAAGGGGATGAAGATCGTCTTGACGGGGACGCTACCGACGATGTCGCGGCCCGAAGCCACCGAGTTGATCGAGAATGCCGGCGGCAAGGTGACGAGCTCGGTGTCCAAGGCCACGGACCTGGTGGTTGCGGGCGCCGAGGCGGGCAGCAAGTTGGAGAAGGCGCAGCAGTTGGGTGTGACCGTGATTGACGAGAATGAGCTCAAGCAGCGGCTCGGGCTCTGA
- a CDS encoding ferritin, translated as MLISKQMNAALNTQVGNELLASNQYVQIAAYFDAEGLPILAKHYFNQAAEERDHAMRFVRLILDGGGDVKIPQVPAPKPSFKTAMEAVQLALDSELKVTAQINDIVDLAVKERDHIMKNGLDWFVNEQREEVTSADTLVRMVKRAGEAGLFHVEAFLRDGGLSEEGDAGAAG; from the coding sequence ATGCTGATCTCCAAGCAGATGAATGCCGCGCTCAATACCCAGGTCGGGAACGAGCTGCTGGCCAGCAACCAGTACGTCCAGATCGCCGCGTACTTCGACGCCGAGGGTCTGCCGATCCTCGCCAAGCACTACTTCAACCAGGCCGCTGAGGAGCGCGACCACGCGATGCGCTTCGTGCGCCTCATCCTCGATGGCGGCGGCGACGTGAAGATCCCGCAGGTGCCGGCGCCCAAGCCGTCGTTCAAGACGGCGATGGAAGCCGTGCAGCTCGCGCTCGACTCCGAGCTCAAGGTCACCGCGCAGATCAACGACATCGTGGACCTCGCCGTGAAGGAGCGGGACCACATCATGAAGAACGGCCTCGACTGGTTCGTGAACGAGCAGCGCGAGGAGGTCACCTCGGCGGACACGCTCGTGCGCATGGTGAAGCGCGCCGGCGAAGCGGGACTCTTCCACGTGGAGGCCTTCCTGCGTGACGGTGGCCTCTCCGAGGAAGGCGACGCGGGCGCGGCCGGCTGA
- a CDS encoding thymidine phosphorylase has translation MTVVELIERKRDGGRITATEWHRLMRDYAAGVVPDYQMSALAMAIFFRGLDAEELEALTTAMLDSGKRLDLDHLKVPRVDKHSTGGVGDKVSLILAPIVAACGVAVPMMSGRGLGHTGGTLDKLESIPGFRTGLSLAETAKQVEKLGVAMIGQTAEIAPADRKFYALRDTTATVEAIPLIAASIMSKKLAEGLTGLVLDVKTGAGAFMPKLDDALTLAKTMIGLGERRGCPTVALLTDMDAPLGEACGNALEVEESIRVLRGDGPRDVHDVTVALAVEMLLVAGVAASSADAKAKVEHALASGDAIEKFRALVQAQGGHPGVVDNPVAILPHAPIRERVEAAREGIVQRVEPRTIGRAIIALGGGRLRVEDDVDPAVGIVLHVRPGMRLTRGQPVATIHARDLPGRQAAEEALRQAVVMGEEPVAARPLVSHRVTKAGVEELAGPGAH, from the coding sequence ATGACGGTCGTCGAGCTGATCGAACGCAAGCGGGACGGAGGGCGCATCACGGCCACGGAGTGGCACCGGCTGATGCGCGACTACGCCGCGGGCGTCGTGCCGGACTATCAGATGTCTGCGCTGGCGATGGCGATCTTCTTTCGCGGGTTGGACGCCGAGGAGCTGGAGGCGCTGACCACCGCGATGTTGGACAGCGGCAAGCGCCTGGACCTCGACCATCTCAAGGTGCCGCGGGTGGACAAGCATTCCACCGGCGGCGTGGGCGACAAGGTCTCGCTCATCCTCGCGCCGATCGTGGCGGCCTGTGGCGTCGCGGTGCCGATGATGTCCGGCCGCGGGCTCGGGCACACGGGTGGCACCCTCGACAAGCTCGAGTCCATCCCCGGCTTCCGAACCGGACTGTCGCTCGCCGAGACGGCAAAGCAGGTGGAGAAGCTTGGGGTGGCGATGATCGGCCAGACGGCGGAGATCGCGCCGGCTGACCGGAAGTTCTACGCTTTGCGCGACACAACGGCGACGGTGGAGGCGATTCCGCTGATTGCCGCGAGCATCATGAGCAAGAAGTTGGCGGAGGGGCTCACGGGTCTGGTGCTTGATGTGAAGACTGGCGCCGGTGCGTTCATGCCGAAGCTCGACGACGCGCTGACGCTGGCCAAAACCATGATCGGGCTAGGCGAGCGGCGAGGCTGCCCGACGGTGGCCTTGCTGACTGATATGGATGCGCCCTTGGGCGAGGCCTGCGGCAACGCGCTGGAAGTCGAGGAGTCCATCCGCGTCCTGCGCGGTGATGGCCCACGTGACGTGCACGATGTCACGGTCGCGCTGGCGGTGGAAATGCTACTCGTGGCCGGAGTGGCGGCATCGTCAGCGGATGCGAAGGCCAAGGTCGAGCACGCACTCGCCAGCGGCGACGCCATCGAGAAGTTCCGCGCGTTGGTGCAGGCGCAGGGTGGGCATCCGGGCGTGGTGGACAATCCCGTGGCCATCCTGCCGCACGCGCCGATCCGCGAGCGCGTCGAGGCGGCGCGCGAGGGCATCGTGCAGCGCGTGGAACCACGCACCATTGGCCGGGCGATTATCGCACTGGGCGGTGGCCGGCTGCGCGTGGAGGACGATGTAGACCCCGCGGTGGGCATCGTGCTGCACGTACGACCCGGCATGCGGCTGACGCGGGGCCAGCCTGTGGCGACGATCCACGCGCGTGACCTGCCGGGGCGCCAGGCTGCCGAGGAGGCGCTCCGGCAGGCCGTGGTGATGGGCGAGGAGCCGGTGGCGGCTCGGCCGCTGGTCTCTCACCGCGTGACCAAGGCAGGGGTGGAGGAACTGGCCGGGCCGGGTGCACATTAA
- a CDS encoding hydrogenase iron-sulfur subunit has translation MHRLLHWRWNPLHQSGALASWLLLVLFVTGTYLLLFYRVGAPAASVQRIAADPIFGAWVRTLHRYATDAFLLAAGLHALRFIGQSREWGPRALAWVSGVFLVGVGLACAWTGFVMAWDSFGLRLAVAGADLFDVLPILSEPVGRMFAGDSQPPQAFFFLNLFVHIALPLAMGAGLWLHTSRVARPTLAPPPVLKWSATALLTLVAVVMPAPLGPAADGLALPATTPLALTSAWWLPLAEASEPWLTWVALASLTVLTLAVPWLARRPREGSWAPSWVNPRLCTGCDQCTQDCPWGAIQMVPREDGDERLVALVDPERCVSCGICAGSCAPMGVGPPGRTGRDQLATTRDTTLPALADRTRDQRVVVVRCTEGSAGLARRLRAAGALLHDIACVGNLHSSVVELLVRQGAAGVLVLGCPPRDCVGREGPKWLEQRFYHDREAELQDRVDRSRVAVATAALGCDDEALESFEQFRRQVLTLQAPVEEASVVLQEACVPAALEEEP, from the coding sequence ATGCATCGGCTGCTGCATTGGCGCTGGAATCCCCTGCACCAGAGCGGCGCCTTGGCGTCGTGGCTGCTGCTGGTGTTGTTCGTCACCGGCACGTACCTCCTGCTGTTCTACCGGGTCGGCGCACCGGCGGCGTCCGTGCAGCGCATCGCCGCGGATCCCATCTTCGGCGCATGGGTGCGCACGCTGCATCGCTACGCCACCGACGCCTTCTTGCTCGCGGCGGGATTGCACGCGCTACGGTTCATCGGCCAGTCTCGAGAGTGGGGCCCCCGCGCGCTGGCGTGGGTCAGCGGTGTGTTTCTCGTCGGCGTGGGGCTGGCCTGCGCGTGGACGGGGTTCGTGATGGCGTGGGACAGCTTCGGGCTGCGCCTCGCGGTGGCCGGTGCCGACCTGTTCGACGTGCTCCCGATCCTCTCCGAACCCGTGGGCCGCATGTTCGCCGGCGACAGCCAGCCCCCCCAGGCGTTCTTCTTCCTCAACCTGTTCGTGCACATCGCGCTGCCGTTGGCGATGGGCGCCGGGTTGTGGCTGCACACGTCGCGCGTCGCCCGGCCGACGCTCGCTCCTCCGCCGGTCCTGAAGTGGAGTGCGACGGCACTGCTCACGCTCGTGGCCGTGGTGATGCCGGCGCCGCTTGGCCCCGCCGCCGATGGACTCGCGCTGCCGGCCACGACACCGCTCGCCCTGACCTCCGCGTGGTGGCTGCCGCTCGCGGAGGCCAGCGAACCGTGGCTGACCTGGGTCGCCCTGGCGTCACTGACGGTCCTCACCCTCGCCGTCCCGTGGCTCGCCCGCCGACCACGCGAGGGATCGTGGGCGCCGAGTTGGGTGAATCCGCGCCTTTGCACGGGCTGCGACCAGTGCACGCAGGACTGCCCCTGGGGCGCCATCCAGATGGTGCCGCGCGAGGACGGCGACGAGCGCCTCGTGGCGCTCGTCGACCCCGAACGCTGCGTCAGCTGCGGCATCTGCGCGGGTTCCTGCGCCCCCATGGGCGTCGGGCCGCCAGGACGCACGGGTCGCGACCAGCTCGCCACGACGCGCGACACGACCCTGCCCGCGCTGGCGGACCGGACTCGCGACCAGCGGGTGGTCGTCGTCCGCTGCACGGAAGGTTCGGCGGGATTGGCGCGGCGCCTCCGCGCCGCCGGCGCGTTGCTGCACGACATCGCGTGTGTCGGCAACCTGCACTCATCCGTGGTCGAGCTGCTGGTACGGCAGGGCGCCGCGGGCGTTCTCGTGCTTGGCTGTCCGCCGCGAGACTGCGTGGGGCGCGAGGGCCCCAAGTGGCTGGAGCAGCGTTTCTACCACGACCGGGAGGCTGAACTTCAGGACCGCGTGGACCGCTCCCGTGTCGCGGTCGCGACCGCCGCGTTGGGCTGCGACGACGAGGCGCTCGAATCCTTCGAGCAGTTCCGTCGACAGGTGCTGACGCTGCAGGCACCGGTCGAAGAGGCCAGCGTTGTCCTGCAAGAGGCCTGCGTGCCAGCCGCGCTGGAGGAAGAGCCGTGA
- a CDS encoding cbb3-type cytochrome c oxidase subunit I, with the protein MTAPAAREDFRTCQSTGRRVHRAVEGLIKANAVVSVVTLLIGATAALLLVLTRWQAVHLLPATWYYRLLGVHGMNMLIFFIIYFEMAVLWFAGTVLLNARPAAPRFGWFNFGLMLLGTLMVQWAQWTGRADVLFTSYPPLKAHPVFYLGIILFAVGALLVTAQFFATITIAKRERRYEGSMPLVVYGAVTAAIIAVITLLHGAIIYIPTFLWSLGIVDSIDPQVYRMIWWGLGHSSQQINMAAMVAIWYMLGALTVGAVVLNEKVSRSAFVLYVLFISMASAHHLLVDPGFGPAWKITNTSYFMYMAVLASMIHGFTVPAGMELGQRLRGFTQGMFGWLIRAPWGDPGFSSLVLSVVVFGFVGGITGVTIGTEQINIIVHNTLRVPGHFHATVVSGTALAFMGATYYLLPLIFQRKVAFWGFAKWQPYLFSFGVFLLSMGMTFAGSFGVPRRHWDNSFQDAMFNVEMSPAVDLMLAIMGIGGILAVTGAFGFIAIAVKSVFFGEPIGTITKGSAMVGVPQGLTHPPVHAVDADARNEELHAPARGWMGPTPGTVVLVGIFFVAFMTYYFTNWKLLAFLWKVG; encoded by the coding sequence ATGACCGCGCCAGCCGCGAGGGAGGACTTCCGCACCTGCCAATCCACCGGTCGCAGGGTGCACCGCGCGGTCGAGGGCCTGATCAAGGCCAACGCGGTCGTTTCCGTCGTCACGCTGCTCATCGGCGCCACCGCGGCGCTCCTGCTGGTGCTCACGCGCTGGCAGGCGGTGCATCTGCTCCCGGCCACCTGGTACTACCGGCTGCTGGGCGTGCACGGGATGAACATGCTGATCTTCTTCATCATCTACTTCGAGATGGCGGTGCTGTGGTTTGCGGGGACCGTGCTGCTGAACGCACGGCCCGCCGCGCCACGCTTCGGCTGGTTCAACTTCGGCCTGATGCTGCTCGGCACGCTGATGGTGCAGTGGGCCCAGTGGACCGGCCGCGCCGACGTGCTCTTCACGTCGTATCCTCCCCTGAAGGCGCACCCGGTCTTCTACCTTGGCATCATCCTGTTCGCCGTCGGGGCCCTGCTGGTGACGGCGCAGTTCTTCGCGACCATCACGATTGCCAAGCGGGAGCGCCGCTACGAGGGCTCGATGCCCTTGGTCGTCTATGGCGCCGTGACCGCGGCTATCATCGCCGTCATTACCCTGCTGCACGGCGCCATCATCTACATCCCGACCTTCCTCTGGTCCCTCGGCATCGTCGACAGCATCGATCCGCAGGTCTACCGGATGATCTGGTGGGGGCTCGGCCACTCGTCGCAGCAGATCAACATGGCGGCGATGGTCGCCATATGGTACATGCTCGGCGCGCTCACCGTGGGCGCCGTCGTACTCAACGAGAAGGTGAGCCGCAGCGCGTTCGTGCTGTACGTGCTCTTCATCTCCATGGCGTCCGCCCACCACCTGTTGGTGGATCCCGGCTTCGGTCCGGCGTGGAAGATCACCAACACCTCGTATTTCATGTACATGGCGGTGCTGGCCTCCATGATCCACGGATTCACCGTGCCCGCGGGGATGGAGCTGGGCCAGCGTCTCCGTGGCTTCACGCAGGGGATGTTCGGCTGGCTCATCCGTGCGCCGTGGGGTGACCCGGGCTTCAGCTCCCTCGTGCTCTCGGTCGTCGTCTTTGGGTTCGTCGGTGGCATCACGGGCGTGACCATCGGGACCGAGCAGATCAACATCATCGTGCACAACACGCTGCGGGTGCCGGGCCACTTCCATGCCACCGTCGTGAGCGGAACCGCGCTCGCCTTCATGGGGGCGACCTACTACCTCCTTCCGCTGATATTCCAGCGCAAGGTCGCGTTCTGGGGATTCGCCAAGTGGCAGCCGTATCTCTTCTCGTTCGGCGTCTTCCTCCTCTCGATGGGGATGACCTTCGCCGGAAGCTTCGGGGTGCCTCGGCGGCATTGGGACAACTCGTTCCAGGATGCCATGTTCAACGTGGAGATGAGCCCTGCCGTGGACCTGATGCTGGCCATCATGGGGATCGGCGGCATCCTGGCGGTCACGGGCGCCTTCGGATTCATCGCCATTGCGGTGAAGTCGGTGTTCTTCGGCGAGCCCATCGGGACGATCACGAAGGGCTCGGCCATGGTCGGCGTTCCGCAGGGGCTCACGCATCCGCCCGTGCACGCCGTTGACGCCGACGCCCGGAACGAGGAGCTGCACGCACCGGCGCGTGGCTGGATGGGCCCGACGCCTGGCACGGTCGTGCTGGTCGGCATCTTCTTCGTGGCCTTCATGACGTACTACTTCACGAACTGGAAACTGCTGGCGTTCCTGTGGAAGGTCGGGTGA
- a CDS encoding SCO family protein: MALVVILAVSAAWWALALWPLPAEAPRWLLATREVCFGATSDGLPHAGGWVLLIGEPLGLLAILGIVWGRELRDGLTRLHQRLPGRLASGAVVLALALGLGAAAHRVSSARVAVGEPFDVNAPLPARGSADAPVLELVDQHGNPTALRDYRGQWVMLTFTFGHCDDICPVIVDHAKRARVDAGAAGLPLLVVTLDPWRDTPERLATLAQQWGLGPEDRFLSGEIAEVNRQLDLWRVPRVRDERTGAIGHGSTIIVVDPAGRVAWRIEGAPHRVREALRLVATESPAP, translated from the coding sequence GTGGCTCTCGTCGTGATCCTTGCCGTCTCCGCCGCGTGGTGGGCGCTGGCGCTCTGGCCGCTGCCCGCGGAGGCTCCGCGTTGGTTACTCGCGACGCGCGAGGTCTGCTTCGGCGCGACCTCGGACGGCCTGCCGCACGCGGGTGGATGGGTGTTGCTCATCGGTGAGCCACTGGGCCTGCTGGCCATCCTCGGGATCGTCTGGGGCCGTGAACTTCGGGACGGCCTGACCCGCCTGCACCAGCGGCTCCCGGGGCGTCTGGCGAGCGGCGCCGTCGTCCTGGCACTCGCGCTGGGTCTGGGGGCTGCCGCGCACCGCGTGTCGAGCGCACGCGTCGCCGTCGGTGAGCCCTTCGACGTCAACGCGCCGTTGCCCGCGCGAGGCAGCGCGGACGCGCCCGTGCTCGAACTCGTCGACCAGCACGGGAACCCCACGGCGCTGCGCGACTATCGTGGGCAATGGGTGATGTTGACGTTCACCTTTGGCCACTGCGATGACATCTGCCCTGTGATCGTCGACCACGCCAAGCGCGCACGCGTGGATGCTGGCGCCGCGGGGCTTCCGCTCCTCGTCGTCACGCTGGACCCCTGGCGAGATACGCCGGAGCGTCTGGCGACCCTCGCGCAGCAATGGGGCCTCGGCCCCGAGGATCGCTTTCTCTCCGGAGAGATTGCGGAGGTGAATCGGCAGCTGGATCTCTGGCGCGTCCCGCGCGTCCGTGACGAACGTACGGGTGCGATCGGGCATGGAAGCACCATCATCGTGGTTGATCCGGCGGGGCGCGTCGCCTGGCGCATCGAGGGGGCGCCACACCGGGTCCGCGAGGCGCTACGCCTCGTCGCAACGGAGTCGCCGGCACCGTAG
- the gyrB gene encoding DNA topoisomerase (ATP-hydrolyzing) subunit B, with the protein MAKTNDVADSQYDSSGIQVLKGLEAVRKRPGMYIGSTSHRGLHHLVYEVVDNSIDEALAGFCDSVIVTIHGDNSISCTDNGRGIPVDIHPTEKLPGVELALTVLHAGGKFDKNTYKVSGGLHGVGVSVVNALSETLKVWVKRDGSEHYMDFARGATTTKLKVLGSVKPKDTGTRVWFKPDHQIFTELEYDYATLASRLRELSFLNKGVTIVLKDEREGKEKEETFHAKGGLKEFVGFLNQKGRTLHNEIVYFEGEKDDIGIEIALQYNDGYNENVFSFVNNINTHEGGTHLTGFKSALTSVINKHLDKSSFAKKDKEVKLSGDDVREGLTAVISVKVREPQFEGQTKTKLGNSEAESAVKTTVNEWLSAYLEEHPRVANAVLDKALSAARAREAARKARDLTRKKSALDVGNLPGKLADCSLSDPAMCELYLVEGDSAGGSAKQGRDRMFQAILPLRGKILNVEKARIDKILSNEEIRTIITAIGAGIKEEFALDSVRYHKVIIMTDADVDGAHIRTLLLTFFFRQMPELIDAGMVYIAQPPLYSVSKGKEIYYAYDNEERDEIAARMGNGEGKSLNIQRYKGLGEMNPDQLWKTTMDPETRTILKVTMDDAFQANEVFQTLMGDEVEPRRQFIETNAKFASNLDI; encoded by the coding sequence ATGGCCAAGACGAACGACGTCGCCGACTCGCAGTACGACTCCTCCGGCATTCAGGTACTCAAGGGACTCGAGGCGGTCCGCAAGCGCCCCGGGATGTACATCGGCTCGACGTCGCATCGCGGTTTGCATCACCTCGTCTATGAGGTCGTCGACAACTCGATCGACGAAGCGCTCGCCGGCTTCTGTGACTCGGTCATCGTCACGATCCACGGCGACAACTCGATTTCCTGCACGGACAACGGCCGCGGCATCCCGGTCGACATCCATCCCACGGAGAAGCTGCCGGGCGTCGAGCTCGCGCTCACCGTGCTGCACGCCGGCGGCAAGTTCGACAAGAACACGTACAAGGTGTCGGGCGGCCTGCACGGCGTCGGCGTGTCGGTGGTGAACGCGCTGTCCGAGACGCTCAAGGTCTGGGTGAAGCGCGACGGCAGCGAGCACTACATGGACTTCGCCCGCGGGGCCACGACCACCAAGCTCAAGGTGCTCGGCAGCGTGAAGCCCAAAGACACCGGCACCAGGGTCTGGTTCAAGCCCGACCACCAGATCTTCACCGAGCTCGAGTACGACTATGCCACGCTGGCATCGCGCCTGCGCGAGCTGTCGTTCCTCAACAAGGGCGTGACAATCGTCCTCAAGGACGAGCGCGAGGGGAAGGAGAAGGAGGAGACCTTCCACGCCAAGGGCGGCCTCAAGGAGTTCGTCGGCTTCCTGAACCAGAAGGGCCGCACGCTGCACAACGAGATCGTGTACTTCGAGGGCGAGAAGGACGACATCGGCATCGAGATCGCCCTGCAGTACAACGACGGCTACAACGAGAACGTGTTCTCGTTCGTGAACAACATCAACACGCACGAGGGCGGCACGCACCTCACCGGCTTCAAGTCGGCGCTCACGAGCGTGATCAATAAGCACCTCGACAAGTCGTCCTTCGCCAAGAAGGACAAGGAAGTGAAGCTCTCCGGCGACGACGTGCGCGAGGGACTCACGGCGGTGATCTCGGTGAAGGTCCGCGAGCCGCAGTTCGAGGGCCAGACCAAGACCAAGCTGGGCAATTCCGAGGCCGAGTCGGCGGTGAAGACGACGGTCAACGAGTGGTTGAGCGCGTACCTCGAGGAGCACCCGCGTGTCGCCAACGCCGTGCTCGACAAGGCGCTCAGCGCGGCGCGCGCGCGCGAGGCGGCCCGCAAGGCCCGCGACCTCACGCGCAAGAAGTCGGCGCTCGACGTCGGCAACCTGCCCGGCAAGCTCGCCGACTGCTCGCTGTCGGATCCTGCCATGTGCGAGCTCTACCTGGTCGAGGGCGACTCCGCCGGCGGCTCGGCCAAGCAGGGACGCGACCGCATGTTCCAGGCGATCTTGCCACTGCGTGGCAAGATCCTGAACGTCGAGAAGGCCCGCATCGACAAGATCCTCTCCAACGAGGAGATCCGGACGATCATCACGGCCATCGGCGCGGGCATCAAGGAGGAGTTCGCGCTCGACAGTGTGCGCTACCACAAGGTCATCATCATGACCGACGCCGACGTGGACGGCGCGCACATCCGCACGCTGCTGCTGACGTTCTTCTTCCGACAGATGCCGGAGCTGATCGACGCGGGGATGGTCTACATCGCACAGCCGCCGCTCTACTCGGTGTCCAAGGGCAAGGAGATCTACTACGCCTACGACAACGAGGAGCGGGACGAGATCGCCGCGCGCATGGGCAACGGCGAGGGCAAGTCGCTGAACATCCAACGCTACAAGGGTCTTGGCGAGATGAACCCGGACCAGCTCTGGAAGACGACGATGGACCCGGAGACCCGCACCATCCTCAAGGTGACGATGGACGATGCGTTCCAGGCCAACGAGGTGTTCCAGACGCTGATGGGCGATGAGGTGGAGCCGCGGCGGCAGTTCATCGAGACGAACGCCAAGTTTGCGTCGAACCTCGATATCTGA
- a CDS encoding DUF721 domain-containing protein produces MSAAFFSDDDGRGGKAPKPIAEVLAKLLADRGLDADVARAEVLSLWPRLVGPQIAGVTQPRMMTDDGTLVVAVRTSAWMQELSLMERSLMAKINASEPQTPVRKIRWEMMR; encoded by the coding sequence ATGAGCGCCGCCTTCTTCAGCGACGACGACGGCCGCGGCGGCAAGGCGCCGAAGCCCATCGCCGAGGTCCTGGCGAAGCTCTTGGCGGATCGTGGCCTGGATGCGGACGTCGCCCGCGCGGAGGTGTTGTCGCTGTGGCCAAGGCTTGTGGGGCCGCAGATCGCTGGCGTGACGCAGCCGCGGATGATGACGGACGACGGCACGTTGGTGGTCGCCGTGCGCACCAGCGCCTGGATGCAGGAGCTCTCGCTGATGGAGCGTTCGCTGATGGCCAAAATCAACGCCTCGGAACCGCAGACCCCGGTGCGAAAGATTCGCTGGGAGATGATGCGCTAA